The segment TATCGGCTTTGGCAACGCCGCGATCGCATTGTTTTGAGACGGGAAAGGGGGGCGCAGCTGTTCGGGTGGTTCTTAATCGCACTTTTACTTGTGCGCGGATGGAATCTGACCAGCGCGAGTGGTAGTATTCTTGGCTTGAATTCGCTGCTGATTGGGATTGCAATGGCTGCGATCGCAGTAGGATTTCAGCAATTCAAGCACTATCAACGCGAGTTTTGGATGGTTGCAATGATCGCGTTGCCGTTAGAGCAAGCGTTGACTCTAGTTGATCGCCTCATCAACTCTAGCCTGCTCACGGCAAAGTATTCTTTTACGCTGATGTGGTATTGCGGATTTCTAGTCGAGCGCCAGGGAACCTTACTCTCGTTGCCAACGGGAACGGTGAATGTCTATCCAGGGTGTTCAGGCTTAGAAGCAATTCTGGTTTCGTTGAAAGTAGCATTCTTTTTTTTAATGGTTTATCCCACTCGTCACAGAGAAAAGTTTTGGGTTCTGGCGATCGCGATTCTTTCTGCATTCATTGTGAATGGGTTCCGAATCATGCTGTTAGCACATTTAGTTGCAAGTCACAATACAGCAGGATTTGATTACTGGCATGGCAGTCAAGGTGCGCAGTTCTTTTCGATGATTTCGATGTTCATCTTTAGTGGTTACTGTCAGTCTCTAATCGAGCAGCCAAAGCCAGAAATTTCTCACTCAGAGAAGTCTCTAGAGCATTCATCTCGCTAATCTTCTATGATTTTCTCTCTTGTGCCATTCAGGCTAACTCTCTTCAGCATTGTTCTAGTTGCTGGCAGAATTGTGATTGATCCGAATCTTGGTCAAGATTCAGTGTTTGAGTTTCCCAATCAAGTACAACTCGATCAAGCTCAATTTGTTGCAGGACAGGCGATTGAAACGAAAAGCTTGCTTAGAGATTGGGGAGACATCAAAGGCTATGAATATACTTATCAACAAGACAATCAGGCATTCAAAGTAAAAATTCACTACCTGCCAGAATCAGATGGAGATATGGCGAGCTATCGATCTGCCTATGGGATTGATTCTCAAAAAGCTGTCGTGAAATCTCAGCAGCAGCAAGGACAGACTGGTTTTTACGATCGATTTGAGCATGAACAGACTGCTTATCTCAGTTCTTGTATCAATCCTCGCGGTTCGAGTACCGTGACGCACGCGCAATTTTTCGCGAATCGCAACACTTACGATCTGAAGCTCGATCGAGCTATCCCGGTAATTTTAGGCACAGAAGATTTGCGTGATTCCCGATGTTTGTGGGTTACAATTTCAGCACCCATTGCGAATCAGTCGGTGGATGCCGTTCATCAGCAATTAGTCGCAGTTTGGCAAGAGATTTATGCTTGGTGGTCGCCAAGATTTCCAAAACGTTAGCAAAGTAGAGTGATTATGCAGTTTGAGTCGTCTTCTGCCGGAAAGGCGATCGCAGGTTTGCGAATCGTAGGCTATGGAATTTTAGTCTTATGTGTGTTCGATCTCGTCGATTTGTTATATCCGTTTCAAGTGTTTAACTCGGATTGGGAGTTCAATACGGTTGGAAATTTGGTCGAGCGAGTTGGCTTTCCGCTAATTGGGTTCGGATTGATCTTTTTGGGTGAGGAAACGAGTCGCCACAAGGTCGAGCGGTTTGCGCTGAAGCCCTTGTCGTGGGCGCTTTTAATTTATGCGATCGCTTACTTGCTTCTAGTTCCGCTCACAGTTAGCTCAGGCTGGCGAATTTACAATCAAAACAACGCCAAGCTGGTGAATCAACTCGCACAACAGCGCGATCGAACTAAAGCGGCTCAAGAACAATTAGGCAAGTTGTCAGATGAACAAGTCAAAGCGTTAGTTCAGCGATCGGCGATTGGCTCCGTAGAGAACTTTAATGTTCCTCAGTTTCGCAAGCAGCAGCTAGAAGGCGTGGAAGCGCAAGCTCAGCAGGTAGAAGCTCAACTCAAAGCAACCGTCGCCCAACAGACGCAGAATCTGGTCAAGAAGGGCACGAAATGGGCATTGGGTGCTGCTGTTGCGGGGGTTGCGTTTTTGTATCTCTGGTCTTTATCGAGTTGGGCGCGTGAGAAGAAAATCAAAGCTCGACCGCTGGCAATGTCGCGGTAGTCGCTCTCTTGCTGTCATGATCTTTGATCTGAGCATCGAGAATTGCAAACAGTTGATGTAATTGCCGCTTTGGATCGCATAGTTTAATTGCCCGCGTCACGCCAGCTTTTGCTCAGCGATCGCGGGCTTCAGGCTGCATGATCAATGGTTCTATCGAGCAGCCCAAACTGTCCCAGGCTTACGAATGATCAAGTGAGAATTCGGTTACTAGTCTGCCAGGAAAGCAAAGTGCAACCTTGTCCTATGTTTAGGGCATGACAGCTTGAGTCTTGGCTAATGTCGCTAAAAACGGTTCAATCCCACCATAGAGTTCTCCAGCAGACAGATGTAGCACTCGCATCACACGGTATCTCCTCGGTAGCTAAACTTTAGTGTGAACAGGATGACTTAAGCTCTGCTTCAGAATCTGAGCCAAGTGTTGCACATATGGCTCCGCCAGCATTGCCCCATGATCCCCAGGCATTTCATGAACTTCTAACCCTCCTAAAGCAATACTTTTCCAAAGTATTTCCGGTGCTTCTCGAGATTGCAAAACTCCACTTTCGCGCTCTTGAGCCTGGAAGAGTAAGACTTTACCCGGATAAGGTTTTGGCAAATACGGCTCGAAAAAATGAGATTCTCCAAGTGGATATGCTTGATACGCTTTATAAGCTCCTTCAGGAGAAGGCTGGACACGAGGAAACAATGCTGCGCGAGTTCTGCGGATGATTTCACTCAGTTCAAGCTCCGAAAGCCTAGTGATCGTCTGCTTGAACGAATTCCATCTCAAGCGCTTGCTGAGAAAAGTGTCAAAAACAATCAGCGAACCGACTGACTGCCCAGACGCGATTAGCTGTTGCGCCATCTCCAGCGCAATTCTCCCGCCCAAAGAAAAGCCCATCAAAAAGTAAGGTCCTTGAGGCTGTAGCGATCGCATTTCTTGGATGTAATGACCTGCTAAGGCTTCGATCTGACGGGGTAAATCTGGAACATGCTCGATCGACTCTTGAGCAATCCCGTAGCGCAGTCCGTAGACAGGCTGATCAGATCCTAAATGCTGACACAGACTGCGATATTCCAGCACATGGATACCAAACAAAATGGGCTTAGAACCCTTGGTTTGCAGCGGAGCAAGGGAATACCACGCAGAAGGGCTACATGCTTTGATCTTCTGTGCAAGTTGCTGAATTGTGGGGGCTTCAAAAATACTGGCAAGGCTCAAGTCTCGGTCAAACAGTTCTTCGAGTTCTTCGAGTACATCGATTGCCAGCATTGAGGTTCCACCCAAGTCGAAGAAATTGTCGTGAATCTGAATCTGCTCGACTGATAGTGCCTGTTTCCAAATTTGGGCAATGTCCTGTTCGATCTGATCAATCGAAGAGTGACCTGCTCGATCTGCATCAATCTGATACAGAAAGTCCTGATTTTGATCCCAATTTGGCTGTTGAGAAAGTAACTGTTCAGCAAGACTAGACATGGTTCCCCTCATCCAACAATTTTATATGTAACGCTATTTCTGCGAAGGATGCACCTCTGAAAATCAAAATAATATAGCCTTCTTTGAGCTAAGCTATCTGTCTGAAATTGCAACTTATACGAATGCTGTTTCCTTGCGATTGATCGCTCGCTCATAAATTCTCAAGCTCTCTTGTGCCATCAGATCTTGATCAAATTGCAGCGATCGCGTGCGACTTGCGATCGACAATTTTCCCCGTAACTGAGGCTCTCTTAACAACCGATTAGCAGCTTCTGCTAATGCCTCTGCATCATTCATCGGAACCGTTAATCCTTCAATTCCACCTCGGCTCACCCAAGTGACTCCACTCTTTGGAATTGCAGTATTAATCACCGGACACCCACTTGCCATTGCTTCTACTTGCACTAACCCAAATGCCTCACTACGCGCATTCGACGGAAACCATAAAGCAGTCGATGCCCGATACGCTCCAACCAGTTCATCTTGAGTAAGCTGCTGCTTAAATACCACGCGATCGCCCACACCAATGTCCATTGCCTGACGCTGCAAGGCGTCTGCTAACTCGCCTTTTCCAACAATCATTAAGGTGCCAGGAACGTCGCGTAAAGCGGCAATTGCGACATGCAAGGCTTTGTAATAAACTAAGCGCCCCACACACAGCCAAATTGGACCTGAATGCATTGCCCTTAATCGTCTCTCGTAAGCGATCGCGGCTGGAGTCGGCTGGCGATAAATGGATAAATCAATCCCAAAGGGAAGAACTTCAACGCGATCGCGATAGGGACGTAGAAAATCTGATCCTGCTAGATAATTTGGGCTACCAATCAAAACTCGCGCCGCCCGATGGTAAATATGCTTGAGCATCGGATTGACAACATGCTTGAGTACGCGCTGTTTCACAATATCGCTATGGTGCGTCACAACCAGCGGAATCGTTGAATTTGCTAATGCCCAATGCATTCCCATTGCGGGATTCGGCGTATGTAGATGAGCAATATCATAGGCAGCCCTGCGTCTATCAAAATATTGAGAGAAGGTTGTAAAAACATCAACGCGTGCAACATTCAACAGTCGTCCTAGTCGAATCACGCGTACATTACCGTCGAGTTCTTCAATCGTGTAAGTTTGCTGAGCTTCTCGACCTTCGCGATCGCAAGTGTTCACGCACAAAACATCAACCTTCGCTCCTAGTGCAGCTTGCGAAGTGGCGATAGCACGCACATGCGTTTCAATCCCACCGGGTTGAGGTGGATAGTACTTTGATAGATGACAAATTCGCAGCGGGGTATGCGGATTCCGTACAGATCTACTAACACTGGGGGCTTCAATGTGATTTGAGATTTGAATGTACGACATGATTACAATACAGGTGTGACAAGATCAATAAGAAATCTGAGCAAATTGACAGGTAGAATTCTCCCAGAACAATCATTCGACTAACTCTTAAGGGGCAACCGCAATGATCAGGATGAGTCGCCAAGGCTGGGTTGATAGAAATAGTTGCAAACTTACTAAATCGAATCAATTTTAGTACTTGAATTTTACAGAGTTTCTTTTACTAGAGAGCTACGTAGATGTGCGGGGATTCGTTTAGCTTGTAGAAGAAAAGAGAACGTTTCTAGAT is part of the Leptolyngbya boryana PCC 6306 genome and harbors:
- a CDS encoding cyanoexosortase A system-associated protein, with the protein product MIFSLVPFRLTLFSIVLVAGRIVIDPNLGQDSVFEFPNQVQLDQAQFVAGQAIETKSLLRDWGDIKGYEYTYQQDNQAFKVKIHYLPESDGDMASYRSAYGIDSQKAVVKSQQQQGQTGFYDRFEHEQTAYLSSCINPRGSSTVTHAQFFANRNTYDLKLDRAIPVILGTEDLRDSRCLWVTISAPIANQSVDAVHQQLVAVWQEIYAWWSPRFPKR
- a CDS encoding thioesterase domain-containing protein — translated: MSSLAEQLLSQQPNWDQNQDFLYQIDADRAGHSSIDQIEQDIAQIWKQALSVEQIQIHDNFFDLGGTSMLAIDVLEELEELFDRDLSLASIFEAPTIQQLAQKIKACSPSAWYSLAPLQTKGSKPILFGIHVLEYRSLCQHLGSDQPVYGLRYGIAQESIEHVPDLPRQIEALAGHYIQEMRSLQPQGPYFLMGFSLGGRIALEMAQQLIASGQSVGSLIVFDTFLSKRLRWNSFKQTITRLSELELSEIIRRTRAALFPRVQPSPEGAYKAYQAYPLGESHFFEPYLPKPYPGKVLLFQAQERESGVLQSREAPEILWKSIALGGLEVHEMPGDHGAMLAEPYVQHLAQILKQSLSHPVHTKV
- the crtA gene encoding cyanoexosortase A; this encodes MYFLRYRLKLIQMLSDVKAEFAGVAIALISLHLLMYWRFTGNLNYVSIELIGWSAVFYRLWQRRDRIVLRRERGAQLFGWFLIALLLVRGWNLTSASGSILGLNSLLIGIAMAAIAVGFQQFKHYQREFWMVAMIALPLEQALTLVDRLINSSLLTAKYSFTLMWYCGFLVERQGTLLSLPTGTVNVYPGCSGLEAILVSLKVAFFFLMVYPTRHREKFWVLAIAILSAFIVNGFRIMLLAHLVASHNTAGFDYWHGSQGAQFFSMISMFIFSGYCQSLIEQPKPEISHSEKSLEHSSR
- the hpsJ-A gene encoding HpsJ-like protein, cyanoexosortase A-associated, with protein sequence MQFESSSAGKAIAGLRIVGYGILVLCVFDLVDLLYPFQVFNSDWEFNTVGNLVERVGFPLIGFGLIFLGEETSRHKVERFALKPLSWALLIYAIAYLLLVPLTVSSGWRIYNQNNAKLVNQLAQQRDRTKAAQEQLGKLSDEQVKALVQRSAIGSVENFNVPQFRKQQLEGVEAQAQQVEAQLKATVAQQTQNLVKKGTKWALGAAVAGVAFLYLWSLSSWAREKKIKARPLAMSR
- a CDS encoding glycosyltransferase, whose translation is MSYIQISNHIEAPSVSRSVRNPHTPLRICHLSKYYPPQPGGIETHVRAIATSQAALGAKVDVLCVNTCDREGREAQQTYTIEELDGNVRVIRLGRLLNVARVDVFTTFSQYFDRRRAAYDIAHLHTPNPAMGMHWALANSTIPLVVTHHSDIVKQRVLKHVVNPMLKHIYHRAARVLIGSPNYLAGSDFLRPYRDRVEVLPFGIDLSIYRQPTPAAIAYERRLRAMHSGPIWLCVGRLVYYKALHVAIAALRDVPGTLMIVGKGELADALQRQAMDIGVGDRVVFKQQLTQDELVGAYRASTALWFPSNARSEAFGLVQVEAMASGCPVINTAIPKSGVTWVSRGGIEGLTVPMNDAEALAEAANRLLREPQLRGKLSIASRTRSLQFDQDLMAQESLRIYERAINRKETAFV